The DNA window ACGATCAACGCCCTGACCGCCTCCCACGGGGTCATTATCCCGCTGGAGACGGAGTTCTTCGCCCTGCGCGGCGTGGCGCTCCTGGTCGAGACCGTCGACCGCGTGCGCGACCGCATCAACCCCCGCCTCCAGATCGACGGGATCCTGGCGACCATGGTCGACCAGCGCACCCTGCACTCGCGCGAGGTCCTCGACCGGCTCGAACAGGCCTTCGGCGACCAGCTCTTCGACACCCAGATCCGCCGGACCATCAAATTCCCCGACGCCTCGGTGGCCGCCGAGCCGATCACCCTCTACGCCCCCAGGCACTCGGGCGCCGAGGCCTACCGGCGCCTGGCCCGCGAGCTCATCGCCCGCGGCGGCGTGGCCTGAGATGCCGGCCCGGGCGCCCGGCGCCGGGCGGGGCCCCCACGCCGAGGCCGACACCGGGGACGAGGACGCCGGGCCGGGCGGGCCGGGCCGCCTCCCCGGCTTTACCGTGGCCCTGCCCCAGTTCGAAGGGCCCTTCGACCTGCTGCTGGCGCTCATCGCCCGCCGCCGCCTGGACGTGACCGAACTCGCCCTGGCGGAGGTCACCGACGAGTTCATCGCCCACATGCGCGCCGACTGGAACCTGGGGCGCGCCAGCGAATTCCTCGTCGTGGCGGCCACGCTGCTGGCCCTCAAGGCCCACCGGCTCCTGCCCCACGACCCCGACGAGGCCGACGAGGACATGGAACTCCTCGAGGCCCGCGACCTGCTCTTCGCCCGGCTCCTGCAATACCGCGCCTACAAGCGGGCCGCCGCGCGACTGCGGGAACTGGCCGCCTCCGCCGCCCGGACCCACCCGCGCACCACCGCCCCGCCCCCCGAGATCGCCGCCCTCCTGCCCCGGCTCGTGGCCGCCGTCGGCCCCCAGGACCTGGCCCGCATCGCCGCCGAAGTCCTTTCCCGCCCGGCCGAGGCGGGAGTGCAGACGGTCCACCTCCACCAGGCCGTGCCCGTGGGCGAACAGATGAACCTGCTGGCGCTGCGGCTGCGCCGCCACGGCCGCCTGCCCTTCAGCCGACTGATCGCCGACGCCGGGCGCACCGCCGTAGTCGTCGCCCGCTTCCTGGCCCTGCTCCTGCTGCACCGCCAGGGCGACGTCGACCTCGACCAGGACGAGCCAATGGGCGAGATCACCGTCACCTGGTGCGGCGGACAGGGGCAGGGCGCGGGCATGATGTCCCCCGACGTGGAGGAGGAGTTCGCATGACCACCGCCCCGCCCCGCCAGGGCCAGATCAGCGCCGTGCCCGAGACGCAGCTGCGGGCCGCCGCCGAGGCGGTGCTCGTCGTCGCCGACGGGCCCGTCACCGACGCGGCCCTGGCCGAGGCGCTGGGCGTGAACGAGACCCGGGCGGGCGACCTGCTCGAATCCCTGGCGGCCGAATACGCCGGAGACGGGGGGAGCCCGGCCCGCGGCTTCGTCCTGCGCCGGGCCGCCGGGGGCTGGCGACTGGCCTCGGCCCCCGCCTTCCACGACCTGATCGAGCGCTTCGTCATCGGCGGGGCGACCTCCCGCCTGTCCCAGGCGGCGCTGGAGACCCTGGCCGTCATCGCCTACCGCCAACCCGTCACACGCGGACGCATCGCCGCCATCCGCGGCGTGAGCGTCGACGGCGTCGTGCGCACCCTGTGCGCGCGCGGCCTCATCGCGGAGGCCGGCGCCGAGCCCAGCGGCGCCCTGCTGTACCGCACGACCGACGAATTCCTGGAATACCTGGGCCTGGACCGCCTCGACGACCTGCCCCCGCTGGCCCCCTACCTCCCCGAGGCCTCCGCCCTGGGGGAGATCGAGAACGAGATGACCGGGAGGATCCGATGACGCACGACCGCGAAACGGTGGACCTGACGGGCGAGGAGTTCTACGACGAGGACGACCTGGAGGAGCTGGACGAACCGGACGAGACCGCCGGCGCCGACGCACCCGCCGGCGCCCGCCCGGGGGGCGGGGCGAAGGACCCGCACGTGCCCGGCGGCGAACGCCTCCACAAGGTCCTGGCCCACGCCGGGGTGGCCTCCAGACGGGCCTGCGAGGGGCTCATCGCCGCCGGCCGCGTGAGCGTCGACGGCGTCGTCGTCACCGACCAGGGCGTGCGGGTC is part of the Actinomyces sp. oral taxon 414 genome and encodes:
- the scpB gene encoding SMC-Scp complex subunit ScpB yields the protein MTTAPPRQGQISAVPETQLRAAAEAVLVVADGPVTDAALAEALGVNETRAGDLLESLAAEYAGDGGSPARGFVLRRAAGGWRLASAPAFHDLIERFVIGGATSRLSQAALETLAVIAYRQPVTRGRIAAIRGVSVDGVVRTLCARGLIAEAGAEPSGALLYRTTDEFLEYLGLDRLDDLPPLAPYLPEASALGEIENEMTGRIR
- a CDS encoding segregation and condensation protein A, translated to MPARAPGAGRGPHAEADTGDEDAGPGGPGRLPGFTVALPQFEGPFDLLLALIARRRLDVTELALAEVTDEFIAHMRADWNLGRASEFLVVAATLLALKAHRLLPHDPDEADEDMELLEARDLLFARLLQYRAYKRAAARLRELAASAARTHPRTTAPPPEIAALLPRLVAAVGPQDLARIAAEVLSRPAEAGVQTVHLHQAVPVGEQMNLLALRLRRHGRLPFSRLIADAGRTAVVVARFLALLLLHRQGDVDLDQDEPMGEITVTWCGGQGQGAGMMSPDVEEEFA